The Syntrophomonadaceae bacterium genome includes the window GTATTTATCAGACAAAAAGGAGACCAGAGGATTGGATATCAATAAATGCCGCAGAGGGGTATCAGGGATATTCCCTGGTCAAACTAGGCAACTACAGCAAGGAATACCACCAAGCAGCATCTCATTTGCTCGCATTGGCCCAGAAAAGCACTGCAGGTTTTTGGTTGTCATTTCTGGAAAAGGCCAGAAAAATATAGTATAATTAATATTATTTGTTAGAGGAGAGGGTTTATTGTGCCTTTATCAGATGTTTTGCTGCTAACAGCCCCTTTTGGAGGAGGACACCTTCATGCAGCTATAGCAGTGGAACAGGCTGTCAGGCGATATTTCCCTGAGGTAAAAGTATCGTTGTTGGATTTTTTTAAGGAAATAAGCCCTTGGCTGGCAGGATCCGCGAATTCCTTATACCTTGCTACCATAAGGTACAAACCAGAATTATACGGTTCTTTTTACAACTATGTAAACAGGCTGCCCCATGAATCTTCTCTGCAAAAAAAAATGAATCGGTTCGGCTTAAGCAAGTGTGCAGAACTTTTATGGGATATTCAACCTCAAGTGGTGGTTTCTTTTTATCCAACATCATCCCAGGTTGTAGGCGAACTCAAGGGCAAAGGGCAGTTTGATGGTAAATTGGTGACAGTTATAACTGATTATATTGTTAATAGGCAATGGATCCATCCACTGACAGACCTTTATTTAGTTGCAGCTGATGAAGTAAAAAATGAGCTGATTGCCTGTGGAGTACCCGGTGATAATATAAAGGTGACCGGTATTCCTATATCGCTGGAATTTGCTCAGGAGAAGAATAAAAATGTACTTTTAAAAAATAAAGGCTTAGATCCGAACATCCCTCTTTTGCTAATATGCTGTGGAGCATTTGGCGTTAACAGTAGTATCGATAAGTTGTGCAAAGAAGTTGCTTCATATAAGGATCCTATTCAAACTGTTGTCATTTCCGGCCGGAATACGCGGTTGCAACAGCGCTTGGCTACTATTGCCAAGGATGCTATTCAACCCTTTTATGTATATGGTTATGTTAAAGACATGGCAGAGTGGATGGGGATGGCAGATCTGATCGTGAGTAAATCCGGCGGCTTAACCGTAAGTGAAGCACTGGCTAGTGAACTTCCAATGGTTATTACTCCTCCGATTCCAGGGCAAGAAGCGTTCAATGCTCAATTCTTGGTTAATAATGGAGCAGCTGTCTCGTGTGAGGATTATTCCCATATTTCCAAGGTTATTTTCCATTTGTTGAAAAATCCACTGGAGTTGCAGAAAATGCGGTGCGCCGCACGTGAGATAAAACGTCCCTTTTCGGCTGAACATGCGGCTTCAGTGCTGGTTGGAATGCTGGCAAGTTCGGATAAAGAAACTCAAATACAAAGACTGAGGTCTGAGGCATCCTTTTTGTGATTTTAAATTGTCGATTTCTCTGGAGGTGATTAAATGAAATATAAGCATATTGACCTGCTTAACCGGCAGAGGGCCCATCTGTTGGATCAATGGCTTTCGGAACCTCAATCCAGACCAAAAATATTAGCAAAGATAATGGAGATAGAAGAAGAAATAGCGTTACATACGGAAAATGCTGGGTATAGTAAATAAGCAACCGAAGATTACAGCTAATTAAACAAAATGCCCGGAGATTAATCTCCGGGCATTTTGTTTAATGGGATTTATGGTCTTGATGTTGCCAGTTAGGGTTATTTCTCTTTGGATCAGGAGATCCGGGGCCTATTTCATGATGACCATGAGGGGAGGGATCCTTGCCATATCCTGGCAGGCTGCCAAAATTCTGACTGGGGTTGTTATTGTACCTGAAACCATGGCCCTGATTCCACGGTCCGCGGCTGTCACCTGCGCCTGTAGAGAGATTTGCATACATTTTAGAAAAATCACTATCACGAAAGTCTTTCATGGTACCAGTTCCTTTGGGCAGCCATGCCAATGCCTGCGAAAATGAAGTGGCGTGCGACTCTTCCCGGCTTAAAAGGAATCTAATCATATCCTTAACTCCTGGATCATCGGTCTGATGCAGCAGTCGTTCATAAATTAGTTTAGCCCTGTTTTCACCAGCAACATTCGAATGAAGGTCAGCCCAAAGGTCTCCATTGGAATTAATGTAGGAGGCGCTCCATGGAATTCCGGCACCATCGATCAGCATGGGTCCTCCACCTTCGATTGCCATGCTCATAGCCGGAAAGTTTTTAGGTACATTTTGCATATTGCCTAACAGTAAAGCGATGCATTCTCCAACCATTTCTAAATGGCTGAACTCTTCCGCAGCTATATCTTGCATCATGTCGCGTATTTTAGGATTATCACAGGCAAAGCTTTGGGTCAGGTACTGCAGCCCAGCTGTTAATTCACCATTTGGCCCCCCTAATTGCTGTAGTAATAAAGTTGCATATCTGGGGTCTGGTTGGCTTACCCTAACATGGTATTCAGTCTCTTTTACGTGTTTAAACAATAAGTATTCCCCTCCTATTATAAATCTTTTATTAGGATGTGATGGCGTGAGTTTTTGCATACAAGTAAAATCCTGGAAGTTAATTCGGTTCCATTTTTTTAGGGGATAGCCAAGATCTTATTCGTCGCAGTATAATCCCCATTTTACCTCCGACCATGAAGCCTGAATTAGATTTAGAGAGATCCTTGATGAGCTTTTCCTGGTTTATTAACAAGACGCAAAAAACAGCGCCTGCTAGAGCTAGTAATCCGCCAGCCATAAGCATTGCCTGTTTGCTTACCTCCAATAAAAGGCTGAAGGATGGAGGTCCCAGGGCAACGCCAAAAAAGCGAACACTGCCATAAAGAGCAGTAATTCCGCCTCTTTCTTCCAAAGGAACCGAGCTGGTAACAAGGGTATTAACAGCTGGAAGGACAAGTCCAGTCCCAATTCCCATTAAAGTAACGCCGCCAAAAAAGATCCAGTCCATCGGAAAAATTGCAATTAGCAATAAAGAGGCAGCCACAGAAGCTAGGCCAAGAATAACCATAAATTTAAGCAGGAAGCCGCGTTTTTGTAAAAAACGGCCACTGGCATAAGAGGTGATCGCCATCGCGAGAACGGGTATAGCGATCGCAAAACCTTTGCTAATGCCTTTGAGATTGTATCTTGTCTCTAAAATATCAGACATGTAAGACAAAACTCCAAAGAGAACCATTAAGACTATACTACCTGCTAAATAACAGCCAGCAAGTGATTTGCCTTTTTCAACAAAAATTTTCTTTAGGGTTTTTAAATATAAAGCGGCAGTTCTATCCTTAGTTTTCAAAGGCGGCTCTTTAATTGCAAGCCAAATTCCTGCGGCAATAGGAACAGCAAGAAACGAATATACAAAGAATAAGGCATGCCAAATTAATAGAACTGCTATCAGAGAACCGAGTATCGGGCTGACTACCTTCCCTAATCCGTTAGCTGCCTCAATTACACCAAGGGCCTTGCTACGTTCTTGATTCTGAAAAATATCGCCTACTAAGGCCATTGCAATGGGAGCCGTTCCGGCAGCACCAATGCCTTGAATAATTCTCCCTGCTAACAGTACAGGATATGGTTCTGGCAAGAGCCATACAGCAAGTCCTGAAACTAGTCCCCCAAGGCCATACATGATAAGGGCGGGTATTAATATTTTTTTTCTGCCTATTTTGTCGGATAAGAAACCTAATAGCGGTATGCTGATTCCGGCGGGAATGGAGAAAAGAGTAATAGTCAGTCCTGCCTGTAATGGAGTAATATTTAGGGTCTGCTGCATCTGGGGGAATACTGGAATTAACATCGAGTTGCCAAGTACCATAAAAAAAGGAACTCCGCTTAAAGCAGCTAATTTCCACGTATTGCCGCTGGCCATATTTTGCTCCTTTAATAGTAAGTGTATTTATTGCATTCATATTATGTGCTTTTTTTTAGGAGTCTACGCGAAATGGTTAGGGAACCAATAGAGCAATAATTTGGCGAGATATTATTCTTGTGCCGGCTATATTTATTTTAAAAGGAATCTTGAATTCAAAGGAGAACATTTGATAGCGTTCAAATTAATTTCAGTTATGGAGGTTATTTAGGTGTCAGGCATGAAATTTAAATCTATTACTGACATGAAATTCGAACTTCCACCAAAGATGGTTTGTATTGCGGCTGCAGCAGACAGCAGAGTTTTAAATTCTGTAAAAATGGCATTGGCAGACGGACTGGGAAGCTTTACTTTAGTCGGCGATTGTGATGGTATTATCGAAGTGGCTGAGGAAATTCAGCTTGACCTGAAGGGAGTTCGCTTGATTGATCAACCAAGCCCGGAACAGGCCGCTCAACATGCCTGCCATCTGGCAGGTGCAGGAGAGGTTGATGTTGTCGTAAAAGGAACAGTAAACACCGCAGATTTTTTGCGGGGAGTTTTAAACCCTCATAACGGCCTGCGCACCGGGCGAGTGTTAAGCCATGTTGGTATTTTTGATATTCCTACTTATGATCGTTTGCTATATGTAACTGATGCGGGCATTATTATTAAGCCTACATTTGAGGAAAAAAAACAGATCATTCAAAATGCTGTTGAGCTGGCAGTTTCGCTAGGAATTCATGTTCCCAAGGTTGCGCTTCTGGCAGCGGTAGAAACTGTTAATCCAAAAATGGAGGCTACTTTAGAGGCTGCAGCACTAGCAAAAATGGCCGAACGGGGGGAACTTCGCGGAGCTATTGTAGACGGTCCTCTGGCGTTAGATAATGCGGTCAGCAAAGATGCAGTCTTAAGTAAGGGGATTAAAAGTGAAGTAGCTGGGGCAGCCGATATTTTAGTTGTACCGAACATTGAGGTGGGAAACGTACTCGTAAAGAGTCTAACATATTTTGCTGGCGCTACGTTTGGAGGAGTTGTGCAAGGGGCCAGGGTGCCTATAGTGATGACTTCGAGGGCTGACTCTGCTG containing:
- a CDS encoding glycosyltransferase gives rise to the protein MPLSDVLLLTAPFGGGHLHAAIAVEQAVRRYFPEVKVSLLDFFKEISPWLAGSANSLYLATIRYKPELYGSFYNYVNRLPHESSLQKKMNRFGLSKCAELLWDIQPQVVVSFYPTSSQVVGELKGKGQFDGKLVTVITDYIVNRQWIHPLTDLYLVAADEVKNELIACGVPGDNIKVTGIPISLEFAQEKNKNVLLKNKGLDPNIPLLLICCGAFGVNSSIDKLCKEVASYKDPIQTVVISGRNTRLQQRLATIAKDAIQPFYVYGYVKDMAEWMGMADLIVSKSGGLTVSEALASELPMVITPPIPGQEAFNAQFLVNNGAAVSCEDYSHISKVIFHLLKNPLELQKMRCAAREIKRPFSAEHAASVLVGMLASSDKETQIQRLRSEASFL
- a CDS encoding manganese catalase family protein, with translation MFKHVKETEYHVRVSQPDPRYATLLLQQLGGPNGELTAGLQYLTQSFACDNPKIRDMMQDIAAEEFSHLEMVGECIALLLGNMQNVPKNFPAMSMAIEGGGPMLIDGAGIPWSASYINSNGDLWADLHSNVAGENRAKLIYERLLHQTDDPGVKDMIRFLLSREESHATSFSQALAWLPKGTGTMKDFRDSDFSKMYANLSTGAGDSRGPWNQGHGFRYNNNPSQNFGSLPGYGKDPSPHGHHEIGPGSPDPKRNNPNWQHQDHKSH
- a CDS encoding MFS transporter, producing MASGNTWKLAALSGVPFFMVLGNSMLIPVFPQMQQTLNITPLQAGLTITLFSIPAGISIPLLGFLSDKIGRKKILIPALIMYGLGGLVSGLAVWLLPEPYPVLLAGRIIQGIGAAGTAPIAMALVGDIFQNQERSKALGVIEAANGLGKVVSPILGSLIAVLLIWHALFFVYSFLAVPIAAGIWLAIKEPPLKTKDRTAALYLKTLKKIFVEKGKSLAGCYLAGSIVLMVLFGVLSYMSDILETRYNLKGISKGFAIAIPVLAMAITSYASGRFLQKRGFLLKFMVILGLASVAASLLLIAIFPMDWIFFGGVTLMGIGTGLVLPAVNTLVTSSVPLEERGGITALYGSVRFFGVALGPPSFSLLLEVSKQAMLMAGGLLALAGAVFCVLLINQEKLIKDLSKSNSGFMVGGKMGIILRRIRSWLSPKKMEPN
- a CDS encoding bifunctional enoyl-CoA hydratase/phosphate acetyltransferase — its product is MKFKSITDMKFELPPKMVCIAAAADSRVLNSVKMALADGLGSFTLVGDCDGIIEVAEEIQLDLKGVRLIDQPSPEQAAQHACHLAGAGEVDVVVKGTVNTADFLRGVLNPHNGLRTGRVLSHVGIFDIPTYDRLLYVTDAGIIIKPTFEEKKQIIQNAVELAVSLGIHVPKVALLAAVETVNPKMEATLEAAALAKMAERGELRGAIVDGPLALDNAVSKDAVLSKGIKSEVAGAADILVVPNIEVGNVLVKSLTYFAGATFGGVVQGARVPIVMTSRADSAEMRYLSLIVACVSSHLNSIKSAIRKH